A DNA window from Zingiber officinale cultivar Zhangliang chromosome 3A, Zo_v1.1, whole genome shotgun sequence contains the following coding sequences:
- the LOC122053259 gene encoding UDP-arabinopyranose mutase 1-like: MAAGSSSSVPSDPLLRDELDIVIPTARNLDFLEAWRPFFQPYHLIIVQDGNSKNTISVPGGFDYELYDRNDIDRILGPRAARISFKDSACRCFGYLVSKKKYIFTVDDDCFVAKDPSGKQINALEQHIRNLLTPSTPFFFNTLYDPYRLGADFVRGYPFSLREGSPTAVSHGLWLNVPDYDAPTQLVKPNERNTRYVDAVLTVPKGAFFPMSGMNLAFNRELIGQAMYFGLTDDSQPNVRYDDMWAAWCVKVICDHMGFGVKTGLPYIWNSKARTPLVNLRKEHEGIYWQEDIVHFFQSVTLSKTSVTVQECYIELSQQVREKLGKVDAYFIKLADAMMTWIEAWNELNPSEN, from the exons CTCGTCCGTGCCCAGCGATCCCCTGCTCAGGGACGAGCTCGACATCGTGATTCCGACGGCCCGGAACCTGGATTTCCTGGAGGCGTGGCGCCCCTTTTTCCAGCCCTACCACCTCATCATCGTTCAGGACGGCAACTCGAAGAATACGATCTCGGTGCCCGGCGGATTCGACTACGAGCTCTACGACCGAAATGACATCGACCGCATCCTCGGCCCTAGGGCAGCCCGGATCTCCTTCAAGGACTCTGCCTGTCGCTGCTTCGGCTACCTCGTTTCCAAGAAGAAGTACATCTTCACCGTCGATGACGACTGCTTT GTTGCCAAAGATCCCTCTGGCAAACAGATCAATGCGCTTGAGCAACACATCAGGAATCTCCTTACACCATCCACCCCATTTTTCTTCAACACCCTGTACGATCCTTACCGACTAGGTGCAGACTTTGTGCGGGGATACCCCTTCAGTCTACGGGAAGGTTCTCCAACTGCTGTATCTCATGGATTATGGCTCAACGTTCCAGACTATGATGCCCCCACCCAACTTGTCAAACCTAATGAAAGAAATACCAG GTACGTTGATGCTGTACTAACAGTGCCAAAAGGTGCATTTTTCCCCATGTCTGGGATGAATCTGGCATTCAACCGGGAGCTCATTGGCCAGGCAATGTATTTTGGACTTACAGATGACAGCCAGCCAAATGTTCGATATGATGATATGTGGGCCGCATGGTGTGTCAAG GTGATCTGCGATCACATGGGATTTGGCGTCAAGACTGGCTTGCCCTATATCTGGAATAGCAAGGCCAGAACCCCACTTGTGAACCTTAGAAAGGAGCATGAGGGCATCTACTGGCAAGAAGATATTGTTCACTTCTTCCAATCTGTCACACTTTCAAAGACGTCCGTAACAGTTCAAGAATGCTACATTGAGCTCTCCCAGCAGGTCAGAGAGAAGCTCGGGAAGGTTGATGCTTACTTCATTAAGCTAGCTGATGCAATGATGACATGGATCGAGGCATGGAACGAACTGAATCCATCTGAAAACTAA
- the LOC122053261 gene encoding uncharacterized protein LOC122053261 isoform X1, whose protein sequence is MSGSTRCQKGRSCVLIHHSNISINFSCIYVTDTDGFVIPSLTIEDSDFANTNVPAVTEPIPHETTTKETEKIYLGPHGAPPQAKQQESNATGHKQRSKHKLREADQRWHSGIGRGARTR, encoded by the exons AGTACTAGATGTCAAAAAGGAAGGAGCTGCGTTCTTATTCATCATTCCAACATTTCAATCAACTTTAGTTGCATTTATGTTACAGATACTGATGGATTTGTTATCCCAAGCTTGACTATCGAGGATTCAGATTTTGCCAACACAAATGTGCCTGCAGTAACAGAACCTATACCTCACGAGACG ACAACCAAAGAAACTGAGAAAATCTATTTGGGGCCTCATGGTGCTCCTCCTCAAGCCAAGCAGCAAGAATCAAATGCAACTGGCCATAAGCAGCGGTCCAAACATAAACTGAGGGAAGCAGACCAAAGGTGGCATTCAGGAATAGGGCGCGGCGCGAGAACAAGATAG